In the genome of Kitasatospora cathayae, one region contains:
- a CDS encoding EamA family transporter, with protein MTVLLALSASLLTGLGDFGGGVLTRRLPALAVVVVSQTAATVVLLLALLATGGWADASPALWYAVAAGVIGPFAMLAFYRALALGPMGVVSPLATVGVAVPVGVGLALGERPGLGQLAGIAVAVAGVVLAGGPERGGPSAARTALLLSLAAAFGFGANMSLLSQASAGGGLLLVLCVQRVVNVLVGGAALLIGLRGTDTSGLLPELRSRLPLLTGVGLVDVAGNATYALASHGGSAAVAAVLASLYPVVTALLARGVLKERLRPVQLVGAGLAVAGTLLLATA; from the coding sequence GTGACCGTCCTGCTCGCCCTCTCCGCCAGCCTGCTCACCGGCCTGGGCGACTTCGGCGGCGGCGTCCTCACCCGCCGGCTGCCCGCGCTCGCCGTGGTGGTCGTCTCCCAGACCGCGGCCACCGTCGTCCTGCTCCTCGCCCTGCTGGCCACCGGCGGCTGGGCCGACGCCTCCCCCGCCCTCTGGTACGCCGTCGCCGCCGGGGTGATCGGCCCCTTCGCGATGCTCGCCTTCTACCGGGCGCTGGCACTCGGCCCGATGGGCGTGGTGTCCCCGCTGGCCACCGTCGGCGTCGCGGTGCCGGTCGGCGTCGGGCTCGCGCTCGGCGAGCGGCCCGGCCTCGGCCAGCTGGCCGGGATCGCGGTCGCGGTGGCCGGCGTGGTGCTGGCCGGCGGGCCCGAGCGCGGCGGGCCGTCCGCCGCCCGCACCGCCCTGCTGCTCAGCCTGGCCGCCGCCTTCGGCTTCGGCGCCAACATGTCCCTGCTCTCGCAGGCCTCGGCCGGTGGCGGGCTGCTGCTCGTGCTGTGCGTCCAGCGGGTCGTCAACGTCCTCGTCGGCGGTGCCGCGCTGCTGATCGGCCTGCGCGGCACCGACACCTCCGGGCTGCTGCCGGAGCTGCGCTCCCGGCTGCCCCTGCTCACCGGCGTCGGGCTGGTCGACGTCGCCGGCAACGCCACGTACGCCCTGGCCTCGCACGGCGGCTCGGCGGCGGTGGCCGCCGTGCTCGCCTCGCTCTACCCGGTGGTGACGGCGCTGCTGGCGCGCGGGGTGCTGAAGGAACGGCTGCGCCCGGTCCAGCTGGTCGGCGCCGGGCTCGCCGTCGCGGGCACGCTGCTGCTCGCGACGGCGTGA
- the efp gene encoding elongation factor P gives MASTNDLKNGMVLKLEGGKLWSVVEFQHVKPGKGPAFVRTKLKEVLTGKVVDKTFNAGTKVETANVDKRGMQFSYKDGENFVFMDMDTYDQLTVEPAVVGDAAKYLLEGFEALVATNEGAVLYIELPAAVELTIEHTEPGVQGDRSTGGTKPATLETGAEIQVPLFVVTGEKVKVDTRDGSYLGRVK, from the coding sequence GTGGCTTCCACGAACGATCTCAAGAACGGCATGGTCCTCAAGCTGGAGGGCGGCAAGCTCTGGTCCGTCGTCGAGTTCCAGCACGTCAAGCCCGGCAAGGGCCCGGCCTTCGTCCGGACCAAGCTCAAGGAGGTCCTGACGGGCAAGGTCGTCGACAAGACCTTCAACGCCGGCACCAAGGTCGAGACCGCCAACGTCGACAAGCGCGGCATGCAGTTCTCGTACAAGGACGGCGAGAACTTCGTGTTCATGGACATGGACACCTACGACCAGCTGACGGTCGAGCCGGCCGTCGTCGGCGACGCCGCCAAGTACCTGCTGGAGGGCTTCGAGGCCCTGGTCGCCACCAACGAGGGCGCCGTCCTGTACATCGAGCTCCCGGCCGCCGTCGAGCTGACCATCGAGCACACCGAGCCGGGCGTCCAGGGCGACCGCTCCACCGGTGGCACCAAGCCGGCCACCCTGGAGACCGGTGCCGAGATCCAGGTGCCGCTGTTCGTCGTCACCGGCGAGAAGGTCAAGGTCGACACCCGCGACGGCAGCTACCTCGGCCGGGTGAAGTAA
- a CDS encoding thioesterase family protein — MTTATRSEFDQGIALTRHPEEAGRYEAELGAGWQIGGGVNGGLLLAVAGHALSLEHGQHPDPVSISGYYLSASTPGPATVRTEVLRTGRGLSTGTASLSQDGVERLRVVASHGDLATVEGEVRTSATAPQLPPPDQCIGVEHAPKQLIEQAALLERFDLRLDPATVGWALGQPSGRGRIQGWFRLADGREPDPLLLLLVADALPPVTFDLGLPGWAPTIELTVHLRAKPAPGWLRVVHATRNLAGGYFEEDAEIWDEAGRLVAQSRQLARAPRPA, encoded by the coding sequence ATGACCACCGCGACCCGCAGCGAGTTCGACCAGGGCATCGCGCTGACCAGACACCCCGAGGAGGCCGGCCGCTACGAGGCCGAGCTCGGCGCCGGCTGGCAGATCGGCGGCGGGGTCAACGGCGGGCTGCTGCTCGCCGTGGCCGGACACGCGCTGTCGCTGGAGCACGGCCAGCACCCGGACCCGGTGTCGATCAGCGGTTACTACCTGTCCGCCTCCACCCCCGGCCCGGCCACCGTCCGCACCGAGGTGCTGCGCACCGGCCGCGGCCTGTCCACCGGCACCGCCTCGCTCAGCCAGGACGGCGTCGAGCGCCTGCGCGTGGTGGCCAGCCACGGCGACCTGGCCACCGTCGAGGGCGAGGTGCGCACCAGTGCCACTGCGCCGCAGCTGCCGCCGCCGGACCAGTGCATCGGCGTCGAGCACGCGCCCAAGCAGCTGATCGAGCAGGCGGCCCTGCTGGAGCGCTTCGACCTGCGGCTCGACCCGGCCACCGTCGGCTGGGCGCTCGGACAGCCCTCCGGCCGGGGCCGGATCCAGGGCTGGTTCCGGCTCGCCGACGGCCGCGAGCCCGACCCGCTGCTGCTCCTGCTGGTCGCCGACGCGCTGCCGCCGGTCACCTTCGACCTCGGCCTGCCCGGCTGGGCCCCGACCATCGAGCTGACCGTCCACCTGCGGGCCAAGCCCGCCCCGGGCTGGCTGCGGGTCGTCCACGCCACCCGCAACCTCGCCGGCGGCTACTTCGAGGAGGACGCCGAGATCTGGGACGAGGCCGGCCGCCTGGTCGCCCAGTCCCGCCAGCTGGCCCGGGCGCCGCGTCCGGCCTGA
- a CDS encoding M24 family metallopeptidase — protein MVDAYAGRRERVREHCSAAGVDAALITRAANVRYLTGCAPCGATLLLTRERALLSLPDDLPPDDSGEHLIAPDVTQVPVSAGADTALAAAAAAGRLGVRDLAVEEHDLTVTRHRAVAGLVEGARLADLGQVVERLRVVKDEHEIADLRIAAEIADQALGELLESILVGRTERHLAMELERRMIDHGADRAAFPVSVGTGGHSGQPAHQPTDRRVEEGDFLTVVMGAQYRGYRVSTARTFVIGATPAPWQVELHRLVFRAQRAGREALGPGVEQCVPDRVARQVLEAAGHTEASPHPVGHGIGLEIREAPRLGPSDMGKLDSRVPVTVGPGVHLPGKGGVRIEDTLVVRPLEEGGPELLTITTKELLAL, from the coding sequence ATGGTGGATGCGTACGCGGGTCGGCGGGAGCGGGTGAGGGAGCACTGCAGTGCGGCCGGGGTCGATGCGGCGCTGATCACCCGGGCGGCGAACGTGCGGTATCTGACGGGCTGCGCGCCCTGTGGGGCGACGCTGTTGCTGACCCGGGAGCGGGCGCTGCTGTCGCTGCCGGACGACCTGCCGCCGGATGACTCGGGGGAGCACCTGATCGCCCCGGACGTCACCCAGGTGCCGGTGTCGGCCGGGGCGGACACCGCGCTGGCGGCGGCGGCCGCGGCCGGGCGGCTGGGGGTGCGGGACCTGGCGGTGGAGGAGCACGACCTGACCGTCACCCGGCACCGGGCGGTGGCCGGCCTGGTGGAGGGAGCCCGGCTGGCGGACCTCGGCCAGGTGGTGGAGCGGCTGCGGGTGGTGAAGGACGAGCACGAGATCGCCGATCTGCGGATCGCCGCCGAGATCGCCGACCAGGCGCTCGGTGAGCTGCTGGAGTCGATCCTGGTCGGCCGGACCGAGCGGCACCTGGCGATGGAGCTGGAGCGCCGGATGATCGACCACGGCGCCGACCGGGCGGCCTTCCCGGTCTCGGTCGGCACCGGCGGCCACTCCGGCCAGCCCGCCCACCAGCCGACCGACCGCCGGGTGGAGGAGGGTGACTTCCTCACCGTGGTGATGGGCGCCCAGTACCGCGGCTACCGCGTCTCGACCGCCCGGACCTTCGTGATCGGCGCCACTCCCGCGCCCTGGCAGGTCGAGCTGCACCGGCTGGTCTTCCGCGCCCAGCGGGCCGGTCGGGAGGCGCTCGGGCCGGGCGTCGAGCAGTGCGTACCCGACCGGGTCGCCCGGCAGGTCCTGGAGGCGGCGGGCCACACCGAGGCCTCGCCGCACCCGGTGGGCCACGGCATCGGGCTGGAGATCAGGGAGGCGCCGCGCCTCGGTCCGTCGGACATGGGTAAACTGGACAGCCGCGTGCCGGTCACCGTCGGCCCAGGGGTCCACCTCCCGGGCAAGGGCGGGGTCCGGATCGAGGACACGCTCGTCGTGCGCCCCCTCGAAGAGGGCGGGCCCGAGCTGCTCACCATCACCACCAAGGAGCTCCTCGCCCTGTGA
- the nicT gene encoding Nickel transporter NicT: MTLPETATPAEAVPSVLPTFRWKREDTIRTAGLMGVILAMHVVAFGTLVFLVAPQNYAVGTQVFGVGLGITAYTLGMRHAFDADHIAVIDNTTRKLMADGKRPVSVGFWFALGHSSMVVVMAALVAGGAQLAGTLMDDDSATHKWLGMIGTTASGAFLYLIGALNLAALFGILKVFRSMRAGRYDEAELEEHLDSRGLMARILNRATRSITRPGQMFPVGMVLGLGFDTATEVTLMVMAGSGAAAGLPWYAIACLPLLFAAGMSLFDTLDGTFMNFAYQWAFSNPVRKVYYNLTITGLSIAVAFIIGTIELVGVLHEKLDLTDPVTGFIADISLDNVGYAIAGLFVVVWAIAIAYWKLAGVEKRWTPVK; the protein is encoded by the coding sequence ATGACCCTGCCCGAAACCGCCACTCCCGCCGAGGCGGTCCCCTCCGTCCTGCCCACCTTCCGGTGGAAGCGCGAGGACACCATCCGTACCGCCGGGCTGATGGGGGTGATCCTGGCCATGCACGTGGTGGCGTTCGGGACCCTCGTCTTCCTGGTCGCCCCGCAGAACTACGCCGTCGGCACCCAGGTCTTCGGGGTCGGCCTCGGCATCACCGCGTACACCCTGGGCATGCGGCACGCCTTCGACGCCGACCACATCGCGGTGATCGACAACACCACCCGCAAGCTGATGGCGGACGGCAAGCGACCGGTGTCGGTGGGCTTCTGGTTCGCGCTCGGCCACTCCTCGATGGTGGTCGTCATGGCCGCCCTGGTCGCGGGCGGCGCCCAGCTGGCGGGCACGCTGATGGACGACGACTCGGCCACCCACAAGTGGCTCGGGATGATCGGCACCACGGCCTCCGGCGCCTTCCTGTACCTGATCGGCGCGCTCAACCTGGCGGCGCTGTTCGGCATCCTGAAGGTGTTCCGCTCGATGCGGGCCGGGCGGTACGACGAGGCGGAGCTGGAGGAGCACCTCGACTCGCGCGGCCTGATGGCCCGGATCCTGAACCGGGCGACCCGCTCGATCACCCGGCCCGGGCAGATGTTCCCGGTCGGCATGGTGCTGGGCCTGGGCTTCGACACCGCGACCGAGGTGACGCTGATGGTGATGGCCGGTTCGGGTGCGGCGGCGGGGCTGCCCTGGTACGCGATCGCGTGCCTGCCGCTGCTGTTCGCGGCCGGGATGAGCCTGTTCGACACCCTGGACGGGACGTTCATGAACTTCGCGTACCAGTGGGCCTTCTCCAACCCGGTGCGCAAGGTGTACTACAACCTGACCATCACCGGGCTGTCGATCGCGGTGGCCTTCATCATCGGCACCATCGAGCTGGTCGGCGTGCTGCACGAGAAGCTCGACCTGACCGATCCGGTGACGGGGTTCATCGCGGACATCTCGCTGGACAACGTCGGCTACGCGATCGCGGGGCTGTTCGTGGTGGTGTGGGCGATCGCGATCGCCTACTGGAAGCTGGCGGGCGTCGAGAAGCGCTGGACGCCTGTGAAGTAG
- the nusB gene encoding transcription antitermination factor NusB: MSAARSKARTRAFQILFEADHRGVDPQQVLADWVARAREPKPDEGTPQVGEYTMELIEGYVQHARRIDDLIEQYAVGWTLDRMPIVDRNVLRLGAYELIWEDGVPDAVVLDEAVEIAKEFSTDDSPAFVNGMLARFLELKPSIRR; encoded by the coding sequence GTGTCGGCCGCACGTAGCAAGGCCCGCACCCGGGCCTTCCAGATCCTCTTCGAGGCCGACCACCGCGGGGTCGACCCGCAGCAGGTCCTCGCCGACTGGGTCGCCCGCGCCCGCGAGCCCAAGCCCGACGAGGGCACCCCGCAGGTCGGCGAGTACACGATGGAGCTGATCGAGGGGTACGTCCAGCACGCCCGTCGCATCGACGACCTCATCGAGCAGTACGCGGTCGGCTGGACGCTCGACCGGATGCCGATCGTGGACCGCAACGTCCTGCGGCTCGGCGCGTACGAGCTGATCTGGGAGGACGGCGTCCCGGACGCGGTCGTCCTGGACGAGGCCGTCGAGATCGCCAAGGAGTTCTCCACGGACGACTCCCCGGCCTTCGTCAACGGCATGCTCGCCCGCTTCCTGGAGCTGAAGCCGAGCATCCGCCGGTAG
- a CDS encoding ArsR/SmtB family transcription factor — protein sequence MHLVPADRAGHRTIDGHRVCEAIAAIGDTEHVRSWAERFSLLADPGRLALLLALHRAGPLAVSDLAVATGMRDPAVSQALRLLRTAGLVTGDKDGRVVRYRLVDDGMRPLLDECAAADHEEPTAAAG from the coding sequence ATGCATCTCGTACCGGCCGACCGCGCGGGCCACCGCACCATCGACGGGCACCGGGTCTGCGAAGCCATCGCCGCCATCGGTGACACCGAGCACGTCCGCTCCTGGGCCGAGCGGTTCTCCCTGCTCGCCGACCCCGGACGGCTCGCCCTGCTGCTCGCCCTCCACCGGGCCGGCCCGCTCGCCGTCAGCGACCTGGCGGTCGCCACCGGCATGCGCGACCCCGCCGTCTCCCAGGCGCTGCGCCTGCTCCGCACCGCGGGCCTGGTCACCGGCGACAAGGACGGACGCGTGGTGCGCTACCGGCTCGTGGACGACGGCATGCGCCCCCTCCTCGACGAGTGCGCCGCCGCCGACCACGAGGAGCCGACCGCGGCCGCGGGCTGA
- a CDS encoding helix-turn-helix domain-containing protein, giving the protein MPDPDLVSRALARNVKRLRTERGHTLDALAARSGVSRGMIVQIEQGRTNPSVATVVRIGDALGVSIATLLDYEEGPDVRIVPGDQAVPLWTGPEGGTGTLLHGIEAPGPLELWDWRMAPGEEYSAEPHPAGTVEILRVDEGELTLVHGERLHAVPAGSTVSFDASHAHVYRNAGERELRLTMVVSVPPPR; this is encoded by the coding sequence GTGCCGGACCCCGACCTCGTCTCCCGGGCCCTCGCCCGGAACGTCAAGCGGCTGCGCACCGAGCGCGGCCACACCCTGGACGCCCTCGCCGCCCGCTCCGGAGTGAGCCGCGGCATGATCGTCCAGATCGAGCAGGGCCGCACCAACCCGAGCGTGGCCACCGTGGTCCGGATCGGCGACGCGCTCGGCGTCTCGATCGCCACGCTGCTCGACTACGAGGAGGGCCCGGACGTCCGGATCGTGCCCGGCGACCAGGCCGTCCCGCTCTGGACCGGCCCGGAGGGCGGCACCGGCACCCTGCTGCACGGGATCGAGGCGCCCGGGCCGCTGGAGCTGTGGGACTGGCGGATGGCGCCGGGTGAGGAGTACTCCGCCGAGCCGCACCCGGCCGGGACGGTGGAGATCCTGCGGGTCGACGAGGGCGAGCTGACCCTGGTGCACGGCGAGCGGCTGCACGCGGTGCCGGCCGGCAGCACGGTCTCCTTCGACGCCTCCCACGCGCACGTCTACCGCAACGCGGGGGAGCGGGAGCTGCGGCTGACCATGGTGGTGTCGGTCCCGCCGCCGCGCTGA